One region of Primulina tabacum isolate GXHZ01 chromosome 1, ASM2559414v2, whole genome shotgun sequence genomic DNA includes:
- the LOC142517539 gene encoding two-component response regulator ARR17-like yields MVKKVIKMDTSGSGDFTEGTVGDVEEPHVLAVDDNLVDRKIVEKLLKNSSCKVTTAENGVRALEYLGLGDNNQSSNVNNKKVSKVNMIITDYCMPGMTGYELLKKIKESSVMKDVPVIIMSSENVPTRINKCLEEGAQMFMLKPLKYSDVKKLSCQLLQSSVGTPSKILV; encoded by the exons ATGGTCAAGAAAGTGATAAAAATGGATACTTCGGGTTCGGGTGATTTCACAGAGGGAACGGTGGGTGATGTGGAAGAACCTCATGTTCTTGCGGTTGATGACAATTTAGTTGATCGTAAAATTGTTGAGAAATTGCTCAAGAATTCATCTTGCAAAG TGACTACTGCAGAAAATGGAGTGAGGGCATTGGAGTATCTTGGTTTGGGAGATAACAACCAGAGCAGCAATGTGAATAACAAA AAGGTCTCAAAGGTGAATATGATTATCACAGACTATTGCATGCCGGGAATGACCGGATATGAACTGCTCAAGAAAATTAAG GAATCATCAGTCATGAAGGATGTGCCTGTTATCATAATGTCATCAGAAAACGTCCCAACTCGTATAAACAA GTGCTTAGAGGAAGGCGCGCAAATGTTCATGCTAAAGCCTCTTAAATACTCAGACGTGAAGAAGTTGAGTTGCCAGTTGCTGCAATCCTCAGTGGGAACACCCTCCAAAATCTTGGTCTGA